ACCTCAATGTCTCGCCAATCTGCTTGACGATGGTGTGCAAGGGGTTGAGCGAGGTCATCGGTTCCTGGAACACGAACCCTACCCGGCCACCACGCAGGCCGCGCCAGTCACGCTCCTTGAGCCGGTCGAGGTCGGTATTGCCGAGGAAGCGCCCGCCCTCGATCCTAGCATTGGCCGGCAGCAGATTCATGGCACCAAGGGCGCTGACCGACTTGCCGGAGCCGGACTCGCCGACCAGCGCCAGTGTCTCGCCGCGCTTGATCTCGAGGGTGAGTCCATCGACGACGGTGCTGTTGCCGAAAGCGATGCTCAGGTCATCGAGGCGAAACAGCACATCGCTCGTCCTCTCATGGGAGTACAGATCACGGGGCATGGGTATGTGTCCTCGGTGACGGGCTCTCGGGCGGAGTTGCGACGGCAGGCTCGCTAGGCGCGGTCTGGATATGACGCGGATCGAAGGCGTCGCGCAATCCCTCGCCAATGAAGACCAGCAGCGAGAGCATCAGCGATAGGCTGACGAAGGCAGTGATGCCAAGCCAGGGAGCGTGCAGGTTGTTCTTGCCCTGGGCCACCAGCTCGCCAAGTGACGGTGACCCGGGCGGAAGACCGAAGCCGAGAAAATCGAGCGCGGTAAGCGTGGTGATGGCCCCGGTGAACAGGAACGGAATGAAGGTCAGAGTGGCGACCATGGCATTGGGCAGCACGTGGCGCCACATGATTAGTCTCGAGGGAAGGCCCATCGCCCGGGCTGCACGTACATACTCGAGGTTTCGGGCGCGCAGAAATTCCGCGCGCACTACGTCGACCAGGCCAAGCCACGAGAACAGCAGCATGATGCCGAGCAGCCACCAGAGGTTGGGCTGCACGATGCTAGCCAGGATGATCAGCAGGAATAGCACCGGCAGGCCCGACCAGATCTCACTGAGTCGCTGACCGATCAGGTCGGTCTTGCCGCCGAAGTATCCCTGAATCCCGCCGAACAACACCCCCAGCACCAGCGAGCCTGCGGTCAATGCCAGAGCAAAGAATACCGACAGGCGAAAGCCGTAGATGACGCGAGCCAGTACGTCGCGACCCTGGTCGTCAGTGCCCAGCCAATGGCGGGCGTCCGGCGGGGCAGGAGAAGGGCGCATCATCTGCATGTCCAGGGTCTGATAGGAGAACGGGATGATCGGCCACAGCGCCCAGCCATGCTCGTCGATCTGCTCGCGCACGAAGGGGTCGTGATAATCCGTGCGGGTGGGCAGGAAACCGCCGAACTCGGTTTCCGGGTAGTCCACCAGCAGCGGCACGTACCACTGATCCTGATATTTCATGACGATCGGCTTGTCGTTGGCGATCAATTCGGCGAACAGGCTCAGGATAAAGAGCGCCAGGAAGATCCACAGCGAGACCCTGGCGCGACGGTTGTGTTGAAACACCGACAGTCGGCGACGTGCAATCGGCGAAAGCTTGTGAGCGAAAGAGAAGGGCATCGGCTCAAGACTCCCGGGTTTCGAAATCGATGCGTGGATCCACCCACACATAGGTCAGGTCGGAAACCAGCTTCAGAATCAGGCCGATCAGTGTATACAGGAACAGCGTGCCGAAGATGACCGGGTAGTCGCGCTGCATGACTGCTTCGAAGCCGAGCAAGCCAAGACCCTCGAGGGAGAAGATCACTTCGATCAACAGCGAACCGGTGAAGAAGATGCTCACCAGGGCGCCAGGCATGCCGGCAATGATGATCAGCATGGCATTGCGGAAGACGTGTCCATACAGGACGACACGGTCGCTTGCCCCCTTGGCGCGTGCGGTCAGCACGTACTGCTTGTGTATCTCGTCGAGAAAGCTGTTCTTGGTCAGCATGGTCAGGGTGGCGAAGCTGCCGATGGTCATGGCGACGACCGGCAGGGTGATATGCCAGAAGTAGTCCTTGATCTTGTCCCAGGTCGAGAGTTCCCCAAAATCCGGCGAGGTCAGTCCGCGCAGCGGAAACAGATCCCAGTAGCTACCGCCCGCGAACAGCACGATGAGCATGATGGCGAACAGAAAGCCGGGTATCGCGTAGCCGACGATCACCAGCCCCGAGGTCCAGACATCGAAGCGCGAACCGTGGCGCAGTGCCTTGCGGATGCCCAGCGGAATGGAGATCAGGTAGACCAGCAGCGTGGTCCAGAGCCCTAGCGAGACCGAGACCGGCAATCGCTCGATCATCAGCTCGATCACCGGTCGGTCACGGAAGAAGCTGTTGCCGAAATCGAAGGTGGCATAATCGCGCAGCATGGTCAGGAAACGTACATGCGCCGGCTGATCGAAGCCGAACTGCTCCTCGAGGGCTTCGATGAAACGCGGCTCGACACCCCGCGAGCCGCGTGACTCGTCACGCGTCACCACATCGGCGCCACCCACATCGAGACGTGTGCTGGCCATGGCGTCCATGCCCTCGAAACGTGCGAGCATCTGGTCGATGGGTCCGCCTGGCGCGGCCTGCACGATGATGAAATTGAGCAGCATGATGCCGAGCAGGGTCGGAATCATCAGCAGTAGACGACGCAGAACATAACTGGCCAAGATGAGTTACCTCAGGAATTGGATTCAGCGGCGACGCAGCCGGCGGTTTATCTCGGCTTCATGTTCGGCATCGACCCACCAGGCGTCCAGGTCCAGTCCATAGGCCGGAAACGGCTCGGGATAGCCGAACTTGTCCCAGACCGCGATGCGCGTCTCCCCGGAGTGGTAGTGGGGAATCATGTAGAACCCCCAGCGCAGCACACGGTCCAGTGCCTGGGCGACGGAGTTGAGCTCGTCGCGACTGTCGGCACGGATCAGTCGCTCGACCAGTGCATCCACGGCAGGGGTGCTCAGTCCCATCAGGTTGCGGCTCTGCGGCGTATTGGCGAATTCGCTTGTCCAGAAGCCGCGTTGCTCGTTACCTGGATTGTTGGATTGCGGAAACTGACCGGTGACGATGTCGAAGTCGAAGCTGCGCAGCCGGTTGAGGTACTGGTTGATGTCGACGATACGGATCGAGGACTGAATGCCAAGGCGTGCCATGTTGCGAAGCATGGGCTGCACGACGCGCTCAAGGCCGCTATCGAAGAGCATCACCTCGAAGCTCAGTGGCCGGCCCGTCTCGCCATGGACGAGCATACCGTCGCGCACCTCATAGCCCGCCTCGCGCAGCAGCGTAAGTGCTAGTCGCAGACGTTCACGAAGGTCTTGGGGGTGGTCGATGGGCAGGCCCTGGCTGAAGAGTCGCTCGGGGAGAATGTCGCGAAACGGCTTGAGCAAGGCAAGCTCCTCCTCGCTCGGCAAGCCTTCGGCAGCCATCTCGGAATTCTGGAAGAAGCTTTCCGTACGCGCATAGGTGCCGTAGAACATGTTGGCATTGAGCCAGGGAAAATCGAAGGTGAGTTCCAGCGCCTCGCGTACCCGAGGATCGCTGAATTTCTCACGGCGCAGGTTGAGTACGAAGGCCTGCATGGTGGCTGGCTGGCCGTCGGGGACGGTAATGCGTTTGACCAGGCCGTCACGGTAGGCCGGGAAGTCGTAACCGATGGCCCAGGTGGCGGCACGGGCATCGGTGCGGTAATCCATCACTCCGGCCTTGAAGGCCTCCCAGGCGATGTCGCGGTCTCGATAATAGTCATAGACCAGCCGGTCGATGTTATAGCGACCTTTATTGACGGGCAGGTCGCGACCCCAATACGCCTCATCGCGCGAGTAGGTGATGCTGCGCCCGGGCTGTACATTGGCGATGCGGTAGGGGCCAGAGCCGGGGTGTCTCGCCAGTGTCGGAGCGCTGAAGTCGCGTTCTTGCCAGTAGTGCATGGGCAGGACCGGCAGCTGGCCGACGATCAAGGGCAGTTCCCGCGAGCTGGCATTGCTGAAGGTGAAGCGCACGGTATGTTCATCGAGCGCTTCTACTCCTTCGACATCGGCATAATAGCCACTATAGAAGGGGTTTCCCTCGTCGATCAGCAGGTTGAAGCTGAAGACCACGTCGCGGGCAGTGACGGGCTCGCCATCATGAAAGCGCGCCTCGGGGCGCAGATCGAATTCGATCCAGTAGCGCTCGGGGTCGAGGCGGATGCCCGAGGCAAGCAGGCCGTAAACGCTGAAGGGCTCATCGGGATTGTCGGCGAGCAGGGTGTCGTAGATATGAGAGATGCCGATCGCCGGCGTGCCGCGGATGATGAACGGGTTGATCGAGTCGAAGCTGCTGCCCACCGCCGCACGGGTCATGCTCCCCCCCTTCGGCGCATCGGGGTTGACGTAAGGAAAGTGCGGGAAATCGGCGGGCAGCGCTGGCTCGTCATAAAGCGACAGGCCGTGCACCGTCGGCACCTCTTCGGACTCGGCCGTCTGCCCTGCACCCATGGCGAGGGAGCCGAGCAGAAGGGCAGCGCAGCAAAAGGCCTTGGGAAACCGGTAAAGCGCGATAGACATCGGGGCATCCTTGGTCATGTCAGGCACGTGGGGTGCCGGGGCATGGCGATACGATTCGCTAGTCTATCCATTACGGTGTCAGGAGGGCAGTCGCTTGTAAACCACCAGCGCAGTTGATCTATTCAACACAGCAGTGGCGGCCTCAATTGGCCGCCAGGGTACGCTGCGGCACCTCGAGCACCTGGCCGGTGCGGATGGTGTCGCCCGCCAGGCCATTGTGCTGACGAATGAGGTCGACCGAGGCGCCGAAGCGCGAGGCAATCGAGGAGAGGCTATCGCCCTGGGCGACCACATAGGACTCCCAGCCGGTGGACGATATCATGGGTTCCATGCTGTCGAGTTGCGCCATCAACAACTCCTCGCTATCGGAGGGCACCAGCAGCACCGAGCTGTACTCGGGAGAGATGCTGCCGTTGAGCAGGCCGGGGTTGAGCGCTTCGAGTTCCTCGCGATCGAGGTTGGCCAGCGTTGCCGCCTCGGTCAGATCGATCGGTTGATAGATGTTGATCTTGGCAAAGCCCGGGGCATCCTCAATATCCGGCAAGGCAATGTCATGGGCTTCGGGATCGTCGATGATCGCCGCGATGGCCAGCAGCTTGGGGAGGTAGTTCATGGTTTCCCGCGGTAGCCTCAGGTGCCAGTAATCGTCCGGTTCGCCCTGGCTACTGGCGACTTGCCTGGCCTTGTTGACCGTGCCGGCGCCAGCGTTGTAAGCGGCCAGAGAGAGAAACAGATCCCCCTCATACCACTGCCGGGCCTGCTGCTCGATATAGTCGAGTGCGGCCTGGGTGGAGGCGAGCACATCCATGCGGCCGTCGTAAACCCCGTTACGCGCCAGACCCAGCGCATCGCTGGTGCCTGGCATGAACTGCCACAGTCCAGATGCCCCCCTCGAACTGCGGGCATAGGGATCGAAGGAGCTCTCGACGAAAGGCAGCAGCGCGATTTCTCCAGGAAGACCACGGGCATCGAGCTGTTCCGTGATCCAGTAAAGCCAGGGACGAGCGCGTTCGGTGATGGCAACGATGTTATGCGGGTTGGCGCGGTAACGGTCGATCCACTCCTGCACTCTGCTGTGGTAACGCTTGTCCTGCCACTGGAAGCTCTCGCGAAGCCTTGCCCATGCGTCTGCGGCGCTTCGCGGTTCGAGCAGCACGGCGTGCCAGAAATAGAAGTAGCGCTCCGTGGCGTGGATTGAGCGTTCGTTCTGGACGGGGTGGCCTTGAGCGGTGGCCAGCTGCCCAAAGCTCAGACACAGCAGGGCGCCCGCCAGGAGCGTTACCAGGCGGCGCGAAGCCAGATGAATCATGATGTCGTTTCCTTTGAGATACGCGTACTGATCGAACCCATTAGAATCGATCCTTCCAGGCGCGCAGCGTGGCGAACGTCGCCAGCGGTGAGTCGCTGTCACCATGCTGACTGGCGGAGGCCTGCACGGCGACATGATCGCAGCGGAGGAAGGGGTTGATCTGCCGCTCGCGTGCCAGCTCGGCGGGAAGCGTGGGGCGCCCCTGCTCGAGGTTCTGGTGGCACTGGTCGATATGACGATCCAGCAAACGGTTGTCGGGCTCGACGGCCTTGGCGAAGCGCAGGTTGGCTGCGGTATATTCGTGGGCGGCGAAGACCAGTGTATCGTCAGGCAAGGCGGCGATACGTGAGAGCGAGTCGTACATCTGCTCGGGCGATCCCTCGAACAGCCTGCCGCAACCGCCCGAGAAGAGGGTGTCACCACTAAACAGGAGCGCAGGAATGCCTGTAGTGTAGAAGGCGATATGGTCAAGGGTGTGACCGGGGACCGCCATTACCTCAAAACGTCTCCCCAGTAGCGTGCATTCGTCGCCATCGCCGACTCGTGTATCGATGCCCTTGATGGCGGGGTTTTCCGGTCCGATGACATATGGGGAATAACGGCGTATCAACTCATCCAGACCACCGGTATGATCGTGGTGATGATGCGTGACGAGTATGCTGTCGAGGATGAGGGAGTCCTGCTCGATTTGCTTGATGACGGGGGCGGCATCGCCGGGATCGACGACGGCTACTCGGTTAGAACCATCCTGTCGTAGCAGCCAGATATAATTGTCATTGAAGGCGGCGATCGGTATCACACTCAGCATGGTTACGATCCTTGGTTCAGGTCTAATGCCACTGACTTAACACCATAGGAAGCCCAAGTCGTAGTCGTGTAATGTGTTGATATTCTGGCTATTAAAAGCGCAACTTGGGCATGGATGGTCACGAAGAAAGCGTACTTTGGAGGCTTGGCCACGCTGTGTCAAATTCGGATATGACGATATCACTGGCGAGACTGGTGCAGGAGGGCCGGGAGTATTGGGCTTCGGCCGATGGCCAGGCCCACTGGCAGGCCGAGCGAGCCTGCCTGGGCCCGGTGTGCGAATCGCTTTTCGGCTTGCATAGCCTCGAGCTGGGTTTTGGGCCGAGGCTATGCGACATGTCGCCCATTCGCCATCCGTTGCGTTGGGCGCCCACGCGTGAGCTCGCCGAACATTCCTCCACGCTGATCTGTCGTCCTGATAGCCTGCCTCTGCCGGATGAAACGCTGCAACTGGTGGTCATTCATCACCTGCTCGAGGTGCTGTCCAGGCCACATCAGGTACTCCAGGAAGCTGCCCGGGTGACAGCCGATAGTGGTCGACTGATCATCTTTGGCTGGGAGCCGCTTGGTGTTTCGGGATGGGGAAGGCTATGGCCGAGTCGTCGGCCCCATCTTCCCTGGCGGGGGCACTGGCGAACGCCGGGTAGCCTTAGGGACTGGCTGGCATTTGTCGACTTCGAGATCGAGCGGGTAGACTACTGCGGCTTTCATCTGCCAGGCACGCTGCCACGCAACGCAACGCTCGAGACCTTGGGCAGGCGCTACAACTTGCCATTTGGCGATACTTTCATGATACGTGCCAGGCGGCGTTCCCAGTTGGCCCGAATACAGCGTCCTAAACTTTCGCTTCGTTCTTCAGCGCTGGGTGGCGCTTCGCTGGGTGGGCAGGCAACGAGGCTTGGACGAAAAACCGATAGGGTGACCGAAGGTGACTGACACCGTAATACCATACGTGACCGTGTATACCGATGGTGCCTGCCGCGGTAATCCCGGCCCCGGGGGATGGGGAGCGGTGCTGATCAGTGGTCAGCACGAAAAGGCGCTCAAGGGCCATGAAGTGGTCACGACCAACAATCGCATGGAGCTGATGGCAGCCATCATGGCGCTGCGCGAGCTCAAGCGGGAGTGCCAGGTCGCATTGTGGACCGACTCGCAATATCTGCGCAAAGGCATTACCGAGTGGATTCACAATTGGCAGAAGCGCGGCTGGAAAACCGCGACCAAGCAGCCGGTCAAGAATGCGGAGTTGTGGCGCG
This DNA window, taken from Halomonas sp. TA22, encodes the following:
- the gloB gene encoding hydroxyacylglutathione hydrolase: MLSVIPIAAFNDNYIWLLRQDGSNRVAVVDPGDAAPVIKQIEQDSLILDSILVTHHHHDHTGGLDELIRRYSPYVIGPENPAIKGIDTRVGDGDECTLLGRRFEVMAVPGHTLDHIAFYTTGIPALLFSGDTLFSGGCGRLFEGSPEQMYDSLSRIAALPDDTLVFAAHEYTAANLRFAKAVEPDNRLLDRHIDQCHQNLEQGRPTLPAELARERQINPFLRCDHVAVQASASQHGDSDSPLATFATLRAWKDRF
- a CDS encoding extracellular solute-binding protein, translating into MGAGQTAESEEVPTVHGLSLYDEPALPADFPHFPYVNPDAPKGGSMTRAAVGSSFDSINPFIIRGTPAIGISHIYDTLLADNPDEPFSVYGLLASGIRLDPERYWIEFDLRPEARFHDGEPVTARDVVFSFNLLIDEGNPFYSGYYADVEGVEALDEHTVRFTFSNASSRELPLIVGQLPVLPMHYWQERDFSAPTLARHPGSGPYRIANVQPGRSITYSRDEAYWGRDLPVNKGRYNIDRLVYDYYRDRDIAWEAFKAGVMDYRTDARAATWAIGYDFPAYRDGLVKRITVPDGQPATMQAFVLNLRREKFSDPRVREALELTFDFPWLNANMFYGTYARTESFFQNSEMAAEGLPSEEELALLKPFRDILPERLFSQGLPIDHPQDLRERLRLALTLLREAGYEVRDGMLVHGETGRPLSFEVMLFDSGLERVVQPMLRNMARLGIQSSIRIVDINQYLNRLRSFDFDIVTGQFPQSNNPGNEQRGFWTSEFANTPQSRNLMGLSTPAVDALVERLIRADSRDELNSVAQALDRVLRWGFYMIPHYHSGETRIAVWDKFGYPEPFPAYGLDLDAWWVDAEHEAEINRRLRRR
- a CDS encoding ABC transporter permease; its protein translation is MPFSFAHKLSPIARRRLSVFQHNRRARVSLWIFLALFILSLFAELIANDKPIVMKYQDQWYVPLLVDYPETEFGGFLPTRTDYHDPFVREQIDEHGWALWPIIPFSYQTLDMQMMRPSPAPPDARHWLGTDDQGRDVLARVIYGFRLSVFFALALTAGSLVLGVLFGGIQGYFGGKTDLIGQRLSEIWSGLPVLFLLIILASIVQPNLWWLLGIMLLFSWLGLVDVVRAEFLRARNLEYVRAARAMGLPSRLIMWRHVLPNAMVATLTFIPFLFTGAITTLTALDFLGFGLPPGSPSLGELVAQGKNNLHAPWLGITAFVSLSLMLSLLVFIGEGLRDAFDPRHIQTAPSEPAVATPPESPSPRTHTHAP
- a CDS encoding microcin C ABC transporter permease YejB; translated protein: MASYVLRRLLLMIPTLLGIMLLNFIIVQAAPGGPIDQMLARFEGMDAMASTRLDVGGADVVTRDESRGSRGVEPRFIEALEEQFGFDQPAHVRFLTMLRDYATFDFGNSFFRDRPVIELMIERLPVSVSLGLWTTLLVYLISIPLGIRKALRHGSRFDVWTSGLVIVGYAIPGFLFAIMLIVLFAGGSYWDLFPLRGLTSPDFGELSTWDKIKDYFWHITLPVVAMTIGSFATLTMLTKNSFLDEIHKQYVLTARAKGASDRVVLYGHVFRNAMLIIIAGMPGALVSIFFTGSLLIEVIFSLEGLGLLGFEAVMQRDYPVIFGTLFLYTLIGLILKLVSDLTYVWVDPRIDFETRES
- a CDS encoding methyltransferase domain-containing protein, encoding MTISLARLVQEGREYWASADGQAHWQAERACLGPVCESLFGLHSLELGFGPRLCDMSPIRHPLRWAPTRELAEHSSTLICRPDSLPLPDETLQLVVIHHLLEVLSRPHQVLQEAARVTADSGRLIIFGWEPLGVSGWGRLWPSRRPHLPWRGHWRTPGSLRDWLAFVDFEIERVDYCGFHLPGTLPRNATLETLGRRYNLPFGDTFMIRARRRSQLARIQRPKLSLRSSALGGASLGGQATRLGRKTDRVTEGD
- the rnhA gene encoding ribonuclease HI — its product is MTDTVIPYVTVYTDGACRGNPGPGGWGAVLISGQHEKALKGHEVVTTNNRMELMAAIMALRELKRECQVALWTDSQYLRKGITEWIHNWQKRGWKTATKQPVKNAELWRELLAETQRHRVEWHWVKGHSGHPGNERADQLANEAIDEAAALT
- a CDS encoding transglycosylase SLT domain-containing protein, which codes for MIHLASRRLVTLLAGALLCLSFGQLATAQGHPVQNERSIHATERYFYFWHAVLLEPRSAADAWARLRESFQWQDKRYHSRVQEWIDRYRANPHNIVAITERARPWLYWITEQLDARGLPGEIALLPFVESSFDPYARSSRGASGLWQFMPGTSDALGLARNGVYDGRMDVLASTQAALDYIEQQARQWYEGDLFLSLAAYNAGAGTVNKARQVASSQGEPDDYWHLRLPRETMNYLPKLLAIAAIIDDPEAHDIALPDIEDAPGFAKINIYQPIDLTEAATLANLDREELEALNPGLLNGSISPEYSSVLLVPSDSEELLMAQLDSMEPMISSTGWESYVVAQGDSLSSIASRFGASVDLIRQHNGLAGDTIRTGQVLEVPQRTLAAN